From the Lathyrus oleraceus cultivar Zhongwan6 chromosome 4, CAAS_Psat_ZW6_1.0, whole genome shotgun sequence genome, one window contains:
- the LOC127073401 gene encoding endo-1,3;1,4-beta-D-glucanase, whose translation MSGPECCSNPPALNPSAGSGHVDKIGALNAYIAGDPNSNSAVLLVADVFGYEAPNLRKLADKVAAAGYYVVVPDFFNGEPYNPENPDKPLPIWIKDHGMDKGFEDAKPIIEAIKSKGVSSVGAAGFCWGGKVVTELAKSKLIPAVVLLHPSFVSVDDIKGVDIPISILGAEIDRLSPPELVKQFEEILTANSVTSFVKIFPKVSHGWTVRYKPEDAEEVKAAEEAHQDLLDWFAKHLK comes from the exons ATGTCAGGACCAGAATGTTGCTCAAATCCACCAGCACTGAATCCGAGTGCAGGATCTGGTCACGTTGACAAGATCGGTGCTCTCAATGCCTACATCGCCGGAGACCCGAATTCCAACTCCGCCGTTCTTCTCGTCGCCGATGTTTTTG GATATGAAGCGCCAAATTTAAG GAAGCTTGCAGACAAAGTTGCAGCTGCTGGTTATTACGTGGTTGTTCCTGACTTCTTTAATGGTGAACCCTACAATCCTGAGAACCCTGATAAACCCTTGCCTATTTGGATAAAAGATCATGGAATG GACAAAGGTTTTGAAGATGCAAAACCCATAATCGAAGCCATAAAAAGTAAAGGTGTCTCATCTGTCGGGGCTGCTGGATTTTGTTGGGGTG GTAAGGTTGTTACTGAACTCGCGAAATCCAAACTTATACCAGCTGTTGTGCTATTGCATCCATCATTTGTATCTGTGGATGACATAAAGG GTGTTGACATTCCAATTTCTATACTTGGAGCTGAGATTGACAGACTTTCTCCTCCAGAGCTTGTCAAACAGTTTGAAGAAATCCTTACTGCTAATTCTGTG ACAAGTTTTGTGAAAATATTTCCTAAAGTTTCACATGGTTGGACTGTGAGATACAAACCGGAGGATGCGGAAGAAGTGAAGGCTGCAGAGGAGGCACATCAGGACTTACTGGACTGGTTTGCTAAACATCTCAAGTGA
- the LOC127073399 gene encoding endo-1,3;1,4-beta-D-glucanase — translation MSGPACCSNPPTLDPFSGVGHVEKLGGLDVYLTGSPLSTITILFVSDIYGYEAPIIRKLADRVAASGYYVVLPDYFNGDPFDPENLDRPLPIWIKQHHPDKGFKASQPIIEALKSKGISTIGAAGFCWGAKTVCELAKSNLSQVVVLAHPSSITVEDIDGVNIPIAILGAGLDTITPPEVIKQFERVLDAKSGVDSFVKIFPNVSHGWTLRYNTEDPEAVKAAEEAHQILLDWFNKYLK, via the exons ATGTCAGGTCCTGCTTGTTGCTCTAATCCACCAACTCTGGACCCTTTTAGTGGAGTTGGTCATGTTGAAAAACTCGGCGGCCTTGATGTTTATCTCACCGGCTCTCCTCTTTCCACCATCACCATTCTCTTCGTCTCCGATATTTATGGATATGAAGCACCAATTATAAG GAAACTTGCTGACAGAGTTGCAGCATCTGGGTATTATGTGGTGCTTCCTGACTACTTCAATGGCGATCCCTTTGATCCGGAGAATCTTGACAGACCTTTACCTATTTGGATAAAACAACATCACCCG GACAAAGGTTTTAAAGCTTCACAACCCATAATTGAAGCCTTAAAGAGTAAAGGAATCTCTACTATTGGAGCTGCTGGTTTTTGTTGGGGTG CTAAGACTGTGTGTGAGCTTGCAAAATCCAACCTCAGTCAAGTTGTTGTGTTAGCGCATCCATCATCTATTACAGTAGAGGACATCGACG GTGTTAATATTCCGATTGCTATACTTGGAGCTGGGCTTGACACAATCACACCTCCAGAGGTCATAAAACAATTTGAACGAGTCTTGGATGCTAAATCTGGA GTGGATAGTTTTGTGAAAATATTTCCTAATGTCTCGCATGGTTGGACTTTGAGGTATAACACTGAAGATCCAGAAGCTGTGAAGGCTGCAGAAGAGGCCCATCAAATCTTATTGGATTGGTTTAATAAATATCTCAAGTGA
- the LOC127073400 gene encoding endo-1,3;1,4-beta-D-glucanase: MAGPECCSNAPILNPNSGVGNVEKLGGLDTYTTGPSDSNFAILMVSEVFGFEAPNLRKLADKVAAAGYYVLVPDFLHGDPFTSENANRPLPVWLKDHQPNEAFEDAKPVIEALKCKGVLSIGAASFCWGAKTVVELAKSKLIQAAVLLHPSFITLDDIKGVSIPIAILGAEIDQYCPPELLKQFQQLLTAELGDDCYVKLFREVSHGWTIRYNIEDAMAVQAADESHRILLEWFAKHVK, encoded by the exons ATGGCAGGTCCTGAATGCTGCTCAAACGCACCAATCCTCAACCCAAACTCAGGGGTAGGCAATGTTGAAAAACTTGGTGGTCTAGACACCTATACCACCGGTCCCTCCGACTCCAACTTTGCGATTCTTATGGTTTCTGAAGTTTTTG GATTTGAAGCTCCAAATCTAAG AAAACTTGCAGACAAGGTTGCAGCTGCAGGGTACTATGTACTGGTTCCTGATTTTTTACACGGAGATCCTTTTACTTCTGAGAATGCTAACAGACCTCTACCTGTTTGGTTGAAAGATCATCAACCA AATGAAGCTTTTGAAGATGCAAAACCAGTAATTGAAGCTTTAAAATGCAAAGGTGTTTTGTCTATAGGAGCTGCCTCTTTTTGTTGGGGCG CCAAGACTGTTGTAGAACTTGCCAAGTCTAAATTAATCCAAGCTGCTGTACTACTACACCCATCATTTATCACCTTGGACGACATCAAGG GAGTTAGCATTCCAATTGCAATACTTGGAGCTGAGATAGACCAATATTGTCCTCCAGAACTCCTCAAACAGTTTCAACAACTCCTAACTGCTGAACTTGGG GATGATTGTTATGTAAAGTTATTTCGGGAAGTTTCACATGGTTGGACTATCAGGTACAACATTGAAGATGCAATGGCTGTACAAGCTGCAGATGAGTCCCATCGAATTTTGCTAGAATGGTTTGCCAAACATGTAAAGTGA